The DNA window CTTTTGTGGCCTTCTTGCGCGAGACTTCAACCTGACCGCAATGCAGATCAAGCCATAAACCTGTGGCTGTTAACGGAAACGCCTGCTTAAGCACAAAATCAAGGAACTGATAAAGCTGATAAAGACCCCAGGCCCAAAGCTCTATCAAACCACGGACAGGCCCTCTGTTGAGATTGAGAGGCTGTGGCAAATCTCCAGCAGCCTGAACCGCCTCAATGCGTTCAAAAAGGCTGCCTCTGATGTTTTCGAGTGTTTTGATAACCCCAGGTTTTTTATATTCAATTGGCATCCTTGATCACCATTTCCATGTTTGCGCCGATTTCCATTACCAGGTTGAATTTATGATTCTGGTCTATCAGCCTGGCTTCCGCCTGAATAACAATGCCTGTGTGATCCCATCCTGAAACCATGGCCTGGGCAGACATAGGCACAACCCTCGGATCGAGTCCGATCCTGTAAACTACTTCATTAACCAGGGCCATTCTGTTCGTGACCGTGTTTTCGTCCTTGGCATAAAGATAGATTTCAGAGCCGAATTCCTTGTCGTAAAACAGCGAACCCAGAGGAGTTGCCAGCCTCAGCCTTATGTCCTGGACGGCTGCCCTGGCTCCTTCGGTTATGGCCGTCTCTCCGTTTGCTGCCACAACAGCCTGAAGCGATTCATCAAGCATCATGTCTAATCCGTAAATATTTCCCATTACTCACCATTCGCCGTAATATTTGCGGATCCAGTAACACAGATGCCGGATCCGCAGAAATGGGTCACAGGATCGCCGACCCTTGCCACGCCCTTGCCGTTCGCGGAAACATCAGGTGATCCTCCGATCACCATGAACACTCCGCAATGCGGGCATGTGTGTGTGCCGAAGTCCCCGGATCTCTGAACTCCCTTGCCATTGCCTGAAACGTCCGGAGATCCTGAACCGTGGT is part of the Desulforegula conservatrix Mb1Pa genome and encodes:
- a CDS encoding PAAR domain-containing protein, with translation MPGIALTNDLVIGICSHGLRCCPHAVVGYHGSGSPDVSGNGKGVQRSGDFGTHTCPHCGVFMVIGGSPDVSANGKGVARVGDPVTHFCGSGICVTGSANITANGE